One genomic segment of Tripterygium wilfordii isolate XIE 37 chromosome 9, ASM1340144v1, whole genome shotgun sequence includes these proteins:
- the LOC120006703 gene encoding glucan endo-1,3-beta-glucosidase-like has protein sequence MTTTAAYLLLLTTALSLSTTAYSIGVNYGTLANNLPSPTQVVNFLKTRTTIDSVKIFDTNPEILRAFANSGISVSVTVGNGDIPSLTQLPAARQWVTNNIAPYHPQTRIKYILVGNEILHSNDNVLMSNLVPAMKTLNFALVLAGLKGIKVTTAHSLGILSTAEPPSLGRFRPNYDRAIIRPMLQFLRETKSPFMVNPYPYFGYYAERANFQLFKRNPGVRDRYTRVTYTNSFDALMDATYTAMKSVGYADVDIVVGETGWPSLCDPGQPACSVENAASYNLNLVKHVNSGRGTPLMPNRRFETYIFALFNENLKPGPTAERNWGLFRPDFTRVYKAGIMRARRGGGKGRGGRPRPPAATPGGKKWCVPKPNISDQALQANIDYVCSLGSVDCKPIQAGGACFDPNNIRSHASFAMNSYFQKTGGGDSSCDFSHTGVVTTADPSYGSCRYM, from the exons ATGACCACCACCGCGGCTTATCTCCTCCTCTTAACCACAGCTCTCAGCCTCTCCACCACCGCGTATTCCATCGGAGTCAACTATGGAACCCTAGCAAACAACTTGCCATCACCCACCCAAGTTGTCAACTTCCTTAAGACCCGAACCACCATCGATAGCGTCAAGATCTTCGATACAAATCCAGAAATTCTACGAGCTTTTGCTAATTCTGGGATTAGCGTTAGTGTCACCGTTGGCAATGGCGATATTCCTTCACTTACACAGCTCCCTGCGGCGAGGCAATGGGTGACAAACAATATTGCTCcttatcatccacaaacaaggATCAAGTACATTTTAGTTGGAAATGAGATCTTACACTCCAATGATAATGTTTTGATGTCCAATCTTGTGCCTGCCATGAAAACCCTTAATTTTGCTCTTGTCCTTGCTGGATTGAAGGGTATCAAG GTCACAACAGCTCACTCACTCGGCATACTCTCAACCGCCGAGCCACCAAGTTTGGGCCGGTTCAGGCCGAACTACGATCGGGCCATAATAAGGCCCATGCTCCAATTCTTACGTGAAACCAAGTCTCCATTCATGGTCAATCCATACCCCTACTTCGGGTACTACGCAGAGAGGGCCAACTTCCAACTCTTCAAGCGCAATCCAGGTGTCAGAGACAGATACACACGTGTTACATACACCAACTCCTTTGACGCACTCATGGACGCCACGTATACGGCTATGAAATCTGTGGGGTATGCTGACGTGGACATTGTAGTCGGTGAGACTGGTTGGCCCTCTTTGTGTGATCCGGGTCAACCGGCTTGCAGCGTGGAGAATGCGGCGTCGTATAACTTGAATTTGGTTAAGCATGTCAACTCGGGCAGAGGGACACCATTGATGCCGAACCGGCGGTTCGAGACTTACATTTTTGCTTTGTTTAATGAGAATCTTAAACCCGGTCCGACCGCCGAGAGGAATTGGGGACTGTTCAGGCCGGATTTCACCCGTGTTTATAAAGCCGGCATTATGCGTGCACGG AGGGGTGGCGGAAAAGGTAGAGGAGGAAGGCCACGACCACCGGCAGCAACACCAGGAGGCAAGAAGTGGTGTGTGCCAAAACCAAATATTAGTGATCAGGCATTGCAAGcaaacatagattatgtatgtaGCTTGGGTAGCGTGGATTGCAAGCCAATTCAAGCCGGAGGAGCCTGCTTTGATCCAAACAATATTAGGTCTCATGCGTCTTTCGCCATGAATTCTTACTTCCAAAAAACAGGTGGAGGCGATTCCAGCTGTGATTTTTCACATACCGGTGTCGTCACCACTGCTGACCCAA GCTATGGCTCGTGTAGATATATGTAA
- the LOC120005767 gene encoding uncharacterized protein LOC120005767, protein MDCRVLCAAAAAAGAGEWWKTRGGVGQIGGAFSHESEHDLALMVSDFLENGGSGGAESWCSSDSDSGFSDLAHQVDKLSFYKPSGVQFESDLLSVVHSLMLAINSTDLHFVKSSPCNASCIRFSLVKLLRLSGYDAAVCLSRWQGSGKVPGGDHEYIDVVNYNDSGNSERLIIDIDFRSHFEIARAVDSYNRILKALPVAYVGSLARLKQYLQVMVDAARSSLKQNSMPLPPWRSLPYLQSKWLSPCKRMFSPDGKGFNGNDPSDHKLCCGHLKRLQSLIHSETEECFLKPLNGDNNRRPKLERRRHSLFRTH, encoded by the exons ATGGACTGCAGGGTGTTGTGTGCGGCTGCGGCAGCCGCGGGGGCAGGGGAGTGGTGGAAGACAAGAGGAGGCGTGGGGCAGATCGGAGGTGCCTTCAGCCACGAAAGCGAGCACGACCTAGCTCTCATGGTCAGCGACTTCCTCGAGAACGGCGGAAGCGGGGGAGCTGAGTCCTGGTGTAGCAGCGACAGCGACTCGGGATTCTCCGATCTCGCTCACCAAGTGGACAAACTATCG TTTTATAAGCCCTCAGGGGTCCAGTTTGAGAGTGACCTGCTGTCTGTGGTTCATTCTCTTATGCTAGCTATCAACAGTACAGACCTTCACTTCGTCAAGTCGAGTCCATGCAATGCCAGCTGTATCAGATTTTCTCTTGTAAAGCTCTTGAGACTTTCTGGTTATGATGCTGCTGTATGCTTGTCCAGGTGGCAGGGTAGTGGCAAAGTGCCTGGAG GGGATCACGAATATATTGATGTGGTGAACTATAATGACAGCGGAAACTCTGAGCGTTTGATCATCGATATTGATTTTCGAAGccactttgaaattgctagagCAGTTGACTCTTACAATAGAATATTGAAAGCACTGCCTGTTGCTTATGTGGGCTCCCTAGCACGGCTGAAACAGTATCTCCAAGTCATGGTTGATGCTGCTAGGTCTTCTCTCAAGCAAAACTCGATGCctcttcctccatggagatcTCTTCCTTATTTGCAATCAAAGTGGCTTTCCCCTTGTAAGAGAATGTTCAGTCCCGACGGAAAGGGTTTTAATGGCAATGATCCTTCTGATCATAAACTGTGCTGTGGACACTTGAAAAGACTGCAGTCATTGATACATTCAGAAACAGAAGAATGCTTTTTGAAGCCATTGAATGGTGACAATAACAGGAGGCCAAAGCTTGAGAGGCGGAGGCACTCATTGTTCAGGACGCATTGA